One genomic region from Polynucleobacter sp. MWH-P3-07-1 encodes:
- a CDS encoding phosphatidylserine decarboxylase, with product MMYPHPLIAKEGWPYLAVLGVVTLLVHSLGGFTWSWPLWILFFFVLQFFRDPQRIAPLGRDLVLSPADGRIVVVEVTQDPYAKREALKISVFMNVFNVHSNRSAVHGLVKEIQYFPGKFVNADLDKASLENERNAMVIDANGQTVTLVQVAGLIARRILCYVHVGDRLKAGERYGFIRFGSRVDVYLPLTAVPMVSVGDRVFATNTALARLPGLD from the coding sequence ATGATGTATCCACACCCCCTGATTGCTAAAGAAGGTTGGCCCTATTTGGCAGTCTTGGGAGTCGTGACATTATTAGTCCACTCTCTAGGTGGCTTTACTTGGTCTTGGCCCCTCTGGATTTTGTTTTTCTTTGTTCTACAGTTCTTTCGTGATCCACAACGGATCGCTCCCCTTGGGCGTGATCTTGTGCTTTCTCCTGCCGATGGTCGTATCGTGGTGGTTGAAGTCACTCAAGATCCTTACGCTAAACGCGAGGCCTTGAAGATTAGCGTCTTCATGAATGTGTTTAATGTGCACTCGAACCGCAGCGCCGTTCACGGTCTTGTGAAGGAGATTCAATATTTCCCTGGTAAGTTCGTGAATGCGGATCTTGATAAGGCTTCCTTAGAGAATGAACGCAATGCCATGGTGATTGATGCCAATGGGCAGACGGTGACTTTGGTTCAAGTGGCTGGATTAATTGCACGTCGCATACTTTGTTATGTACACGTGGGTGATCGCCTGAAGGCGGGTGAGCGCTACGGCTTTATTCGCTTTGGCTCGCGGGTCGATGTGTATCTGCCTTTAACAGCGGTACCGATGGTGAGCGTAGGTGATCGGGTTTTTGCTACCAATACTGCCTTGGCTCGCTTACCAGGCTTAGATTAA
- the ilvC gene encoding ketol-acid reductoisomerase, with product MKVFYDKDADLSLIKGKNVTIIGYGSQGHAHALNLNDSGVKVTVGLRKDGASWKKAANAGLTVKEVAEAVKDADIVMMLLPDEQIADVYNKEVHANIKQGAALAFAHGFNVHYGQVQPRADLDVIMIAPKAPGHTVRGTYAQGGGVPHLIAVYQDKSGSARDIALSYAAANGGGRAGIIETNFREETETDLFGEQAVLCGGAVELIKAGFETLVEAGYAPEMAYFECLHELKLIVDLIYEGGIANMNYSISNNAEYGEYVTGPRVVTEDTKNAMRQCLKDIQTGEYAKSFILENKAGAPTLISRRRLNAEHDIEIVGAKLRAMMPWIAKNKLVDQSKN from the coding sequence ATGAAAGTTTTTTACGATAAAGACGCTGATTTGTCCCTGATTAAAGGCAAGAACGTCACCATCATTGGTTATGGTTCACAAGGTCATGCACACGCATTGAACCTGAATGATTCTGGCGTCAAAGTTACAGTGGGCTTACGTAAAGACGGTGCCTCTTGGAAAAAGGCAGCAAATGCTGGTTTAACTGTTAAAGAAGTGGCTGAAGCGGTTAAAGATGCAGATATCGTCATGATGCTGTTGCCAGATGAGCAAATTGCCGATGTGTACAACAAAGAAGTGCATGCCAACATCAAGCAGGGTGCTGCTTTGGCATTTGCCCACGGCTTCAACGTGCATTACGGTCAAGTACAACCCCGCGCTGATTTGGATGTGATCATGATTGCTCCTAAGGCACCTGGCCATACTGTGCGCGGAACTTATGCTCAGGGCGGTGGTGTACCCCATTTGATCGCCGTGTACCAAGATAAATCAGGTTCTGCTCGCGATATCGCTTTGTCATATGCAGCTGCCAATGGCGGTGGTCGCGCCGGCATCATTGAAACCAATTTCCGCGAAGAAACTGAAACGGATTTGTTTGGTGAGCAGGCTGTTCTGTGTGGTGGTGCTGTTGAGTTGATCAAAGCAGGCTTTGAGACTTTAGTAGAGGCGGGTTACGCTCCTGAAATGGCTTACTTTGAGTGCTTGCATGAACTTAAGTTGATCGTGGATTTGATCTATGAAGGCGGTATTGCCAATATGAACTACTCCATCTCTAATAACGCAGAGTATGGCGAGTATGTCACTGGTCCTCGGGTTGTGACCGAAGATACCAAGAACGCCATGCGTCAGTGTTTGAAAGATATTCAGACCGGTGAGTACGCTAAGAGCTTCATCTTGGAAAATAAAGCGGGCGCACCTACTTTGATTTCTCGTCGTCGTTTGAATGCCGAGCACGATATTGAAATTGTGGGCGCTAAACTGCGTGCCATGATGCCTTGGATTGCCAAGAACAAATTAGTTGACCAATCCAAGAACTAA
- the ilvN gene encoding acetolactate synthase small subunit: MRHIISVLLENEPGALSRVVGLFSARGYNIETLSVAPTEDSSLSRMTIVTVGSEDIIEQITKHLNRLVEVVKVFDLTEGPHIERELMMIKVRAVGKEREELKRTTDIFRGRIIDVTDKSYTIELTGDGMKLDAFIDSIDRASILETVRSGGSGIGRGERILKV, encoded by the coding sequence ATGCGACACATTATTTCGGTTTTATTAGAGAACGAACCAGGCGCTTTATCGCGTGTGGTTGGCTTATTCTCGGCACGGGGCTACAACATTGAGACACTGAGTGTTGCGCCAACCGAGGATTCTTCTTTGTCGCGTATGACGATTGTGACAGTTGGTTCTGAAGACATCATCGAGCAAATCACAAAGCATCTGAACCGCTTAGTTGAAGTGGTAAAGGTCTTTGATTTGACCGAAGGTCCTCATATCGAGCGTGAGCTGATGATGATCAAAGTGCGCGCAGTTGGTAAGGAGCGTGAAGAGCTCAAGCGGACAACTGACATCTTCCGTGGCCGCATTATTGATGTCACCGATAAGAGTTACACGATTGAGCTTACGGGTGATGGCATGAAACTTGATGCATTTATTGATTCGATTGATCGTGCATCGATTCTGGAAACTGTTCGCTCGGGCGGTTCTGGTATCGGTCGTGGCGAACGAATTTTGAAGGTCTAA